The genomic stretch CTCTGGCCAGCAGTCAGATCGACATTCAGGTGCTTTAAGCCCTTGAACAGGGTAACCAGAGAGATGATAAAGCCGACCATGAAGATGTACAAGGGTGCATATTTCTTGGCATTCTTCAGCGGGTTATCTGTGTCGAAAATCAGTTTGCGGGTACTCATGACCAGAAGAAAGGCGATGGTCCCTCCCACAGCCGGGGAAACGACCCAGCTTGCAACAATTGCCCCTATCTTTGACCAGTTAACAGCATCGGGTCCTATACCGACCAAGGCAAAACCCACCAAGGCACCCACGATAGAGTGGGTGGTGGAAACCGGCCAACCTTTAGCTGAAGCAATCATCAGCCAGACAGCCGCAGCCAGCAGAGCGGCCAGCATACCATAGACCAAGATTTCCGGTTTATCTACTATGCTGGTGGGATCAATAATTCCCTTGCGGATTGTCTTGGTGACATGCCCGCCAGCCAGCACAGCACCGGCAAATTCAAAAATAATAGCGATGCCGATGGCCTGTTTTACTGTAACCGCGCCCGCGCCCACAGAGGTTCCCATGGCATTGGCCAGGTCATTAGCCCCAACCCCCCAGGTCATGTACAGGCCGAAGATCATCGCCAGAATGATCAGAATTGTTCCATAGGCCGTTATCACTTCCATTGTACCGCTCCTTATTGTAGGGGCAGGCTCCCGTGTCTGCCCGGTATAAAAGGGCGAACACAGGGGTTCGCCCCTACGGTACCTGCCGCAAAAGCAGGTAAGATATTTCTTGTTTATTCTCTTGTCGTTACGCCATGCTGTTTACTTTGACAGGAACAACAGTAAACGATCCGACATGTTTTCCGCCTGATCCGACATGTCGCCGATCAACGCGATAATCTTATACCAAAACATGACCGAGACAGGAGGCAGGCTGTCTTCCATGCTGAACAGGGCGCGTCTGATCTTATGCAGGGTTTGGTCGATATCATGCTCGCTCTTGCGCAGAGCATCTATCATTTTAATAACCTTGTCATGCTCCCTGCCCCCGAAGCCGACCTCGACCAATTCATCCAGCTCTTCGATGATTGATTTGGCTTCAGTACAGATGCCCAAAGTACTTACCAGCAGGGTGTTGAGCAGGTCTTTGATAGCATCAGGCACTTCCATGTCGCGACTGACCAGGATTTGACTTATCGCTTCAGCGTCATCAGCCAAGCAGTCCTGATCGTGCAGCAGTTCGAGCAGATCCCTCCGGTCAACAGGCAGAAAAAGCGTTTTCGGCATATTGAGGCGAAAGACACTTTTTTGTTTATCCGCTGCTGTTTCCAGTTCACCGATCTGCTCGGCAATCTTTCCGACCTTCTCTCCGTCCTTTGCAAGAAGGGCCTCAAACAGAGGCTGTAGCAAAGATACGCAGCTGAACACCGTCCGCATATGTTCCTGAATCGGCTTAAAGGGTGATTTGTGCAGGAGCCCGGCTAAGGGGCTGGTCGATCTCAACGTCATATAATGCCCTCCTTGAAAAAGTTGCATTGAAAAGCTGCGTTGTATTCCACAATTCCCGTATCTTCAAGATATATTTTCATGTCTGATCCTCATCGTCAATTTTTTCGATAAGCTTTATCAGTGGTTCAGAGGGGTAATCAATCGGAATCATATTACTGTTGACCTCCACAAACAGGCTGGGGCCGTCAGGGTTGCTGCTGCAAATAATATGATGTCCCTTGATGTCGGCGACATTTCGCCAAACACTGCCGGAAGGATCTATCGGAGTATGGCCGACAATAAAGGGGGTATGTTTGGCCAGACCCAGATTTTTTTGGAACCGCTTTACATCACCCTTGGTATACCCGGCCAGATAATGGGGTCTTTTCAAACGGCTGTTGATGAGATCGTTGCTGATCTTGGCGTGATTGTGCAGATTGATGAGTTTATCGCGGTTAACCTTTCTTCTGCTCGGGCCAGCATGGCAGGCGATAAATGAATCAGAGCAGATAACATAGGCAAGGAGGTTGTAGAAACGCTCCATCTCCGCCACATATTCGTCACCACGCAATTCCCCAAGTCGGCGGCGCATCAACACCCCCTGGGAGATCGTGTTTTTACTCAAACTCTCTGAGAACGTGTCATGGTTACCCTTGAGATAAAAAAGATTTTTTGGAAAATATCGCTTGAGGTGCAGAATGAGATCCATCATCAAGATGGAGCTATCCATATCTTCCATTTCGCCATCTACTTCGGAATGGACAGCATCGCCGAGAATGATCAGACTGGCAGTATCTGCTTTCATGCCGGGCAAGAACCTGTTTTCCGTGATAATTTTAAGGAGGTTGTCCACTTGGGCATGGAGATCGCCGACAATGATTGGGGCCAGAGTGTTGGGAAGTTCGATGAGTCCGCCGGGCTGCCCTTCGTTGTTCTCCGGGCGATAGGCTTCCTGTTCCAGGAGGGTGTTGACATCTTTGAGGAGCGCAAGTGCTTGGTCCGATGGAAGCAGGCTGATCCCGCCACCGTAGATGCGGCGAATTGTCCTCATGGCCTGGTAGCGACGTTGTGCTACCCTGTCTTCTCGTTCAGCATCCATGACCTGGATGATCTCCACCGGACTTTTTTCGGTCAGGGGCGTTATGATAATATCACCTTTAATATTACTGAGGGTGATGTGACGGGCAGCAACGCTTTGATCAAAATCAAAAGCAAGGTGATACTCTTCATTGGAGCGACCTATCATCACTGTTTCACCTGGACAAACACGGGTGAATCGACAGAGGTGCAGGCCATAGGTACTCGGGTCTGTGATCAACCAGTTTCTGCGCAGATATTTTCTTCGTACGCCTAAGGGCATTTCAGGGTAGAAGCGTAGGACCTGGCTGCCAAGTTTCAGCTCAAAGGGATTGCCGTCAAAGGAGATCCGAGTTTCTTTTGTTATTTTTTGCCATTGGTCGGTAAGTGCCAGCCAATTACTCGGATCGCGACGAAGGATCAGCCATTTCCAGCCATCCAGGGTGGTCAGGCTCGGTCTGGGGCCGGAGATGGCTGTGGCCCAGGCCGGAATACCGGGCTCGCCTTCTTCCACAATACACATAGGCGGTTGTTCCAGGGATTCCCGAATATAGACCTGCATCTTCACTCTGTGGAGATAGAGGACGACTTCCTGGTACGCAGCCACCTGTCGTTTGACTATATCAAGGGTCATGACCTCGTCCACAGGGAAATAGCCCTCTGACTTGCGTTCCAGACGTTGTTTGAAAATCACATCCGGCTTGGGGAGGATGAATTCAAAGATATAGCGTTGTCGCCAGTTGCTCTGGAGAAAGTCGTACCCTTCTGGCGGGAGCTGAATACGTTCCAATTGCAGGCGCAGAGGTTTGTCCGCGTCTTTCCATTCCGGATCGAAGACAGTTAAGGCCTGGGGGAAGCCTTCAAAGGGTAAACCAAGGTGTATTTCACGGGGACGGTAGATAAGGGTCTTGTCCTTCCACCAGCCCTTGCGGGTCAGATCAATATAGCCCTCATTGGGCCATCCGTGTATTTTTTTGATATAAAAAGTTTTCCCTGCTCCTGGCGGCCCGGTCACCAGCAGCTGAACAAAGGCCAGACCAACGGGAAGGTCCACCCCGCGAATATTTTGCAGGGCGTTGATCGCCACCAATTTTTTTCTGAACGGATCTGCCATAATCTCCTCGCCACGCAGTGTATAAACCTCTCTCAGGGCTCTTTATGGAGACCAACTTTATTAGAAGGGAAGAAATAATGCAATGAGAGTTATGGGGTAGCTTTGCGATAAAGGGGAGGGGGCTTAAAAAGGAATGTCCAGATTAGAGGAGCAAGAAGCACAACATATCTGCAACATACAGAAAAAGAGACTATCTGCCAGAGTAACACAAAAACGAACAGCTCATTTCTCATGTCGTCTGTTTCTCTACTCCCCCCTCATCCAAACTCGGCCCGGCCTCGGTACTCACCCTCCACTTCCTTAACGACTCACCTGTATCTCTCTGTAATAGAATCGACTTTCCCTTTCATAAATTTATAGGCAGGGACCAACCCTTCTTCATTAAAATGAACAAAATCTCTAAATAGATTTCCAGGGTATTCCTCGTAATTTTCAACAAAAAAAACATTACCATGTTTCTCTTTCATTTCAGGAATAAACCCTGAAAACATTTTCTTATATTCGCCTTTGGCATATTTATTTTTATGCTGAATCGGTGCTGGGATATAATAAAAATCAACCCCCTTGTCCCGAAGGAGAGAAGCCAACTTTTCAAAATGAACAAAGGAAGAATTTGTCCTTTTTTGCTTTATTTTTTTGTACATCTTCAACAAGGAGTGCTCATTATACTTGAATAAGGAAGCTTTTTGATCAACCCCGGAATACATATTTGCATTCGTATAACCAAGTATCTT from Candidatus Electrothrix communis encodes the following:
- a CDS encoding TIGR00153 family protein, producing MTLRSTSPLAGLLHKSPFKPIQEHMRTVFSCVSLLQPLFEALLAKDGEKVGKIAEQIGELETAADKQKSVFRLNMPKTLFLPVDRRDLLELLHDQDCLADDAEAISQILVSRDMEVPDAIKDLLNTLLVSTLGICTEAKSIIEELDELVEVGFGGREHDKVIKMIDALRKSEHDIDQTLHKIRRALFSMEDSLPPVSVMFWYKIIALIGDMSDQAENMSDRLLLFLSK
- a CDS encoding metallophosphoesterase, which produces MADPFRKKLVAINALQNIRGVDLPVGLAFVQLLVTGPPGAGKTFYIKKIHGWPNEGYIDLTRKGWWKDKTLIYRPREIHLGLPFEGFPQALTVFDPEWKDADKPLRLQLERIQLPPEGYDFLQSNWRQRYIFEFILPKPDVIFKQRLERKSEGYFPVDEVMTLDIVKRQVAAYQEVVLYLHRVKMQVYIRESLEQPPMCIVEEGEPGIPAWATAISGPRPSLTTLDGWKWLILRRDPSNWLALTDQWQKITKETRISFDGNPFELKLGSQVLRFYPEMPLGVRRKYLRRNWLITDPSTYGLHLCRFTRVCPGETVMIGRSNEEYHLAFDFDQSVAARHITLSNIKGDIIITPLTEKSPVEIIQVMDAEREDRVAQRRYQAMRTIRRIYGGGISLLPSDQALALLKDVNTLLEQEAYRPENNEGQPGGLIELPNTLAPIIVGDLHAQVDNLLKIITENRFLPGMKADTASLIILGDAVHSEVDGEMEDMDSSILMMDLILHLKRYFPKNLFYLKGNHDTFSESLSKNTISQGVLMRRRLGELRGDEYVAEMERFYNLLAYVICSDSFIACHAGPSRRKVNRDKLINLHNHAKISNDLINSRLKRPHYLAGYTKGDVKRFQKNLGLAKHTPFIVGHTPIDPSGSVWRNVADIKGHHIICSSNPDGPSLFVEVNSNMIPIDYPSEPLIKLIEKIDDEDQT
- a CDS encoding anion permease; translation: MEVITAYGTILIILAMIFGLYMTWGVGANDLANAMGTSVGAGAVTVKQAIGIAIIFEFAGAVLAGGHVTKTIRKGIIDPTSIVDKPEILVYGMLAALLAAAVWLMIASAKGWPVSTTHSIVGALVGFALVGIGPDAVNWSKIGAIVASWVVSPAVGGTIAFLLVMSTRKLIFDTDNPLKNAKKYAPLYIFMVGFIISLVTLFKGLKHLNVDLTAGQSFAAAIVIGLLTALLGWSLVRKVAEDPAADRDFHFASVEKVFTPMMLFTACSMAFAHGSNDVANGIGPLAAVVSIVSSGGEVMQKSEMPFWVLLLGGAGIVTGLVTLGYRVMLTVGTKITELTPSRGFCAELAAASTVVLASRTGLPVSTTHILVGSVLGVGLARGIGALDLRVVLNIIISWLVTLPAGAFMAMIFFFILKAIFS